The Oryzias latipes chromosome 16, ASM223467v1 genomic sequence caaaaaagaaaaattgaaaacatGGCAATAGACTACATACTCTTTAATCGCAGATTCATATTGCTGTCAATATGTACTATGTATATGATAATTACATTtgaatatgaaaataaaaattgtaccGTGACAAGACTTTGCATTTTGATAAGCTTCAGTGTAGACTTCTTCACATGGACTCAACAGGCTACAGTAATGCTCTGGATCTGCTTCCCCTAAAGGTTAAAATTGACACAAACAGATTTTAAGAAGCGACACCTGGCACTCACTTCTAGATTATCTGCTTGTTGAACATATTGTGAAGCAAGTTACTGTGACAGTACTCACCTGCTGAAGACAGAGAAAACGTTTCTGtggttgtttttggttttcaagTTGTTTTGGTCACGTTGTGAGATATCCTtcgtcagtcacaccagtttcaggtctatcatgatccacagctgtcttcatttcggGTAATTTCCCTCAGTCTATTGAAGTGTCTGGTTGTCAGTACGTCCTTGTTGGGTCGTCTGTtctgctttgtcttttttgtttattttatttttctgctgccATGGGTTTTGTCATAATTAAGTGTAATTGTTAAATGTTCTAGTTTCTGCCACAAAGGGTGATCTTGTGCATTTTGGGCCCAACACAACCAATTTTTGATCAAGTTAATtgaacccccccacacacacacacacacacacacacacacacacacacacacacacacacacacacacacacacacacacacacacacacacacacacacacacacacacacacacctgaaggGCTGCGCAATCGCCAGGGAAGCACCGCATGACAAATGGTATCAGAAGTGGGATCTTCAGAACTGCTTGTTAGTAAAATCCACCTCACTGTGAGAAAAACTGCAACTGCAAACTCGAATTAGTGCTTCCCCATAGCAAATATTGTAAGTCTGTTGTTCGGTACTCAATTGCTCGGAGTGTAaaagttttcaaacaaaaaatgcttGTCGTGAGAACTCATTTCCCTCTATGCACATCCTGAAGAGTTGTGCAATCATCACCAGGAAAGCACAGCAAGGGAACAATTTtcaacgcagacacgctgccaaggcCAGCTATTGAGAGCGGcaccacaaggagcaaaagcaTCTTAACATCCAAGcatcttacttccgggttggaaaaaaactcaggaaaataactaatatttaataagaaatgtgttttttttgtataaaaggtaatatattatcacatACATGGATGTTGTTTACTATAACAGGCTTAAGAATAACATGATATAGGTTCTTTAAGTCTCCAATCTGAAGTGACTAATGGacagaataaagaaaagaaaacttcccTACAGACATTATTTTGGATTCATGCCTTCCCTTAAACCACATATGAACTGTTCAAACAATGTTAATGAGCTGGCTTCAGAGGAACAcgtttattgtaaataaataaaaaaaatcacattctcAAACAAATGTTGACATTCCAGTAGAATTCATTAAGAAAATCTTTTAACAAAatatcaaatgtgttttttaagccATTTCTCTCTCCTCTAGTATTCAAATACCAGTGCTTTACAAGTTCCTTTCTGTCTGGAATAAATTACACATTATTAATCACAAAAacttaatcttaaaaaaattataagacactcatttcaagaaaaaaatttttactttctgtcttgcaagacaaataatcttatcaagaaggCTTTTCAATAgtaacaatatgtttaaaaaaacaactagatTTTATTGACTTAAAATaggaattcttggtaagaccatttgGCATTGGCAGTTTTATgaccaacattttcaaataGGCTGCactaaaggaattaaaaccactGAAAACAGTATCCATAAATCATTAAAACGTTGCTGAGGTTCCATGCAGTTCAAACAGCATTGCCGTAAACTTGTACAGTCCTGACAAGGTGAAAGTTGTGTACTGCCTTGGTGTCTCATCCAGGGGAATCTGCCAATACCCTTTGCAAAAGTCcatcatttttatgtatttggtAGTCCCAACACACTCTGCCAGGTTATCCATGTGGAGCATAGGATAGGCATCAAAACAGGGAACTGAATTTGGTTGACGTGGTACACTTGGGATGCTTCCACTTGTCTGGGTGAGCCAATTTGTAAGACACCGGCCCCATCCTCCTCAACACCTCATAGGGCCCCTACTTTTTGGCTAACAGTTTATTGCTGATGCGAGGCAGCAAGAATGAGACTTTCTGACCATTAATACACCTCACGCTTTAAAGTGTGACAATAATCTTCTATCGATAGGTCTAATTTTCACATGagattgttgttttgctttaatacatatacatataaaaaatcTCCAGtacaaaaaactttattagatTTAGACACAGAAAAATGACCATTAAAATAACAGATTCTGATGCTTTGCAGAGTTTTTGCCTGAAAATCTTGTCAAGTGTCTTATTTTTGTAGCAATAAATTAAATTGTACAAATATATGAGATAGATTGTAGATTAAACTTATTTTACAGCTGAGAGTAAAACTTAAAACCAACTTTACCtgcttcactttttttaaacagaatcaaACAGTTTGAAGGAGTGCTGGGTCTTAAATTAAGCTTACAGTTCACATAACAAAAGACTGAAGTATGAAGAGTAAATGtgcttgataaaaaaaataaaaagctctttTGTTCCTCTTTCCTGAATCTTCTAAAtgagaatatttttaaatataaaatgcgTGTGACATTAGTACTTCAGCTGACAGATAAAGTAAGCGACGCTATTGCAGGCCGCTTTAAGCCAGTTGCTCTCTGGTGAACCACCACTCCTGAGCAAACCACAGTCTCCATTTCCTGGGCTGCTTGTCCAgtaactgcaaaaacaaaatgataaactTGTTTGAcctttaaactataattttgggggacatttttctcttcttttcttaatCAGGACAATTTAAATCAATGCcgaattaattaaaaagaatgAATTGAGTAACTACGGGAAGAATCTGCAGCATTTCTAATCAGTACAGTGTGGCCAAGGTTTACGAGTAAATGAGAATAgaagttaaaaaagaagaatgttttaaaggcaaaaaacaacaagtgacAGAAGAGTAGCAGATGAAATGTTGCTTAGATGACATGAAGAGAAtgaaaaagctgtaaaaagcAACAGGACAAGTGCAGTGAAAAGTGtattgaaaaactttcatgTCACCTAAAACTGGTTCATAAAACATTACCATGTGAAACCGTATAACTGGATCAGCCTGTGCACAAGTtctttgctatttttatttaccTCCTTTCAAGCATCGTGTTGTCGACCCATTTCCATGCAGATTGATATCGTCTAAGTCCAATCCAGTACATCAACTTCCCTTTCTCTGTCAGAAAATTCTAGGAGATAAAGTTAAGATATTTACGTTTGTGGGTCAATCTAACATTATCTACATATTACGTATTGTACCATTGTATTGCAAGACATCAGATTTACCTGAATTTCCTGGCTGTTAATAACAGCCAAAGATCCACAGATTGAGGTGCAATTTGATTGACTTTGATCCCATGACAGTCTGAGTGTGGACAGAATGAAACAGGAGTTGTGAAATGTGAACCATTTATAGAGACACTTCTTAGTCCCCGCACCTGCAAGTAAAAAGAGAACCAATGTAGTAAAAGGCAAAGCAGGTTCATTTGTGTAGCACAATTGTAGCGCAATTCAAAGTCCTTCACAGAAAAGAACACATAGTAAaagcaaaactgcaaaatcacaATGAAACTGTGAAACATTCAAGTAGAcagtatctatctatctatctatctatctatctatctatctatctatctatctatctatctatctatctatctatctatctaaattATAATTAATATGTATTAACTCTTTTACACTTGTTCTATGTTTGCATGAATATAGATCGATTTTCAAATGTGGCCACAAAAGGTACAGATATGGTTTCTTGGATTTTAGAAAATTTTAGAGTCTTTCAAATTAGAACTGTAAAATTACAGAAACTGCGAAAATTATTAATATTGTGAGAATAGTTTGCTCACAGTATTCATCTTTTTTGAAGTTTCTCACTTACAAATCCTTTTCAAGTGCTCCGAGCACAGCGTCGTCCTGACTGTAGACAGACCTTTACTGTTATTTTCAGTCTCTTCTTCTCCAGAGTCAGCTGTGTTAGAAAGTTAGAAACAAGTAAAGGTTTTACAACTGTATATCATTATGTTTACTAtattgatttaaaagaaaatatgtttaacaACGTTTTCACTTGCCCTATTTTTACATCAATACAAAtggattttcacattttggcacatttaCCTTTCCTTGCCTAAACTTATCAAATTCTAAATATGATCACAACGTCTAGAGTTTTTGTACAATACATAAATtacacaaatacttttttaaagcatGTTGTATTTTAGAAAATATCAGCCTTTGAAATCAGAACTGTAAAATTGCAGGtactgaaaaataataaatgttgtGAGAATAGTTTGCAcagaattttaattatttttgagaCTTCTCACTTACACGTTTTTCTGAAGTGCTCCATGCAGAGCTTCTCCATAGACGGACCttctctgttttttgtggctttcTCTTCCCCAGAGTGGACTGTGGACTTAGCTTGGACTGGAAatttaaagagaagaaaagtcaaaaagccttcatgctgcagctctgcagctggAAGCAGATTttcttgtgggtttttgggttgtccgagGACCTAAAGGGTTGCaggggctgcatcttaagaagagcacaggtgtgtcttgcagttccctttgTGATAACAAGGCCACCCCATGAAAGTGGAACGTATGATTCTCATGTGTGGTAACAGTAAAATCTAGGCTTCCATGACACCCACACAATGCCACAAATTAATTGCATCAATGCCACAGTGCATCAAGGAATTAAGGCTAAGGGATTCCCAACCAAGAGTTGATTGTTGATTGTTGatatatcattttaaaatacttcATTTTGATGGATTTGATATCTTCATCTTCTTTATCTTTACCTTTTTGCAAAAACTTTGAAGAAAACTTTGTTAAGTGCTCCAGAATTGTTTGCATCCCCTGCACTTGAAAGGGATTCTACCTTGTTTTAGAAAGATGAAGCAGGAttccattcacattttcttttcttttctattcatttttaagTCATGTGAACAACCAGGTGAAAAACCTTCAAACACAAGTGAAAATCTGGTGATTACCATAAAAATTACCACAATTAATACAATTTTCAAAGTATAAATATAAAGAGCAGATTAATGTAGTCAATTAAATAATTCTTCACtactacagcaaaaataaatggcTGATTCTTATCAGCTGTATCTTCACAGGCAAGATGTTTTCTCACAGAACAATACAAAGCTTCTGCTTCTCTTTCTGGTCCAATGTTTCTAAGCACTTTTATATGCTCCTACTGACTACAATCAGCTGCTTTGCTTGTTATCTCAATTGCTTCCACCTGGTGTGGTAAGTGCAAGTGGAGCAGATCAGCAAGACCAAACAGGTCCCTCAGTTTACCgcaacactttgaaaacaaatgaatacTGCAATTCAATTTAACAGTGTACCcttcattttgatattttgatccAGTGGATGTCGTTTGTTTCATTCTGCAGATTTTTGGGATCTGGAGGCAATTGTATCCGAGTTATAGACACACTGACTTTCAACATCATGGTCTCATTGTCCCTTACTTGTTGggaccaaaaccaaaaaattctaaaagtaAAACCGTTTCAATGTTTGTAGCATCAATGTGAGTCATTTCAAGCCGCCCTACCTACCTGGCTATATCACACATTTGGTTTGGTAGTGGGCAATGAAATGTTGCAGGTTGCATGTCATCAGCGGACTTGTATAAAGACACAGAACTACTGGCAgagtttgtgtgagtgtggcTTTTTACGAAGGCCTGTTTACCAGCTGTGAGGAGTACTAAAgtttccagacaaaccattCCCAACCGATTCCACAGCTTTGACTTGAATACCAGACGACTGCTGCTGGTAATTTCACTGACACCAAGTCACCGCCGTCAACGATTGCAGTGGGgacaagaccatgtgacctggacgaTGCAGCACTGATCTACCAtcctgttcactgatgagtgtgGGCTCACCCTGCACAGAAATTTTGGTCGTCAGCGTGGCTGGAGAAGGCGCGGTGAGCGATACGCCGTGGTCAACATGGTCTCCATAGTTCACTTTGGTCGAGGAGGTGCAACGGTCTGGGCAGGCATCACCTAtgatcgcaaatccaatttggtTATTGAAGATGGCCCAGTTCTTACCTCAGAGACATCATGATCCACCAGCACACCCTCAACGTTGTGTTCATGGATGGTAATGCTTCACCACATGGTGACAGGTTTGTTAGAGCTCAACTTAAGGAAGTGGAGGTGTCTCACATAGACTGGCCAGCAATgtcccctgacctgaaccccatagagtaTGTTTGGAGCGTGCTGAAGCAGAGACTAGATGATCATACTCCACCTTGGCAGAACTGCATGAAGCACTTGTGGAGTAGTAGAACGCATTGCCTCAGAACAAAATCATgagtctagtgcaggggtcggcaacccatggctccggagccacatgtggctctttcatccttctgttgtggctccctgtgactttggaaaataatgagtattttataaaaattaaattttatcttagttcatttttcatggcatttcaaaggcgctgctggctccatacgaagcgcgtgccaagttaaaaaaaaaacagcttccttaatgagctcgtatttatcgggcgagaactgcagagctgatagcaggaggagacacgcggagCGGCTACAATAAACACTTTGGTtgtccggagtggtcttctgccgggaatTTGACatgccgcggggcagagagcaactttctgatgacagagagtttgcgcttagtgtttttaaacacgcatgtgcattgatgtatgtttcagagcaggggtgctcattgcgtcgatcgcgatcgaccggtcgatcttcaaggacaagAGGGTAGATCGCGGGACagagaagattttaaaaaaaaaaagaaagtacttcttaaaaatccaccagcccatcaaaatcctcaccgaaaAGTACGGGACTTaattgacatgcagaatggccaatcggacatcctctgacacatacgtcactgcagacgcgtgtttaaattcactgagagcaaactctctgtcatcagaaagtctctTTCTGCCCCGCTGCACATCAtgtccccggcagaagaccactctcAACAACCAGAGTGTTTATTAAAGCCGCCCCACATTTctcttcctgctatcagctctgcagttcttggctttcttttcattaggggcggtcacaaatggctctttgagtaaaaaaggttgccgacccctggtctagtgggaaGCACCTGACATTGCTGTCACGATGGCAAATGGTGGAAATACCCACTACTGACTCTGACATACAATTCTGATGGCAGTGTAGAAAGGTGTTATTGGTGTTAGAGAGGTCCATGGCTGAGAATACTTACGTTTCACACCAAGTATGACAACGGCCAAGAAAAGGATGAGGCAGATTACTGACAGGCAGATGATCGCACAGTACAGGCGTGCACTTCCTGGCagctctgaggaggaagacaCGGGTTAAGTCTGcaaattaaaaactattaaacaaTTCTGTCCCAATCTTTTTGAGTGAAGGAGACTGAAATGGAACACTTGTTGCAGACAGATGCATGCTATAATAAAACAACAGCTTGCATCTTTTCCAATGTTTGCTTTCATCAGATCAATATTTGCAGAGACACAACATGCAGGACATACATATTGTCAACATATTGATTCAAAACAACTATTTACATGTAGGAAAGTATAATCTGGAAGAAAATCAAGCATGGTAATAGCTGtttacagcaataaaaaaacaaaaagaaatttgcaGAAAGTGACCAAAATCTGTAGATTTTTCTGTGTCCCTACATGACTTTAGTATGTGgtcaaaatattagaaaaatgtgtgcttccctttttttaatgtgtgaaaTGGACAAATAGGGTTTAGTAAAGACCACTAAATGTAACCTTTATCATTAAGGAAAAGACAAAACCTCAAAGCAAAAAGGAATTAAAGCACTAGAGTTAAAGCAATACTGTTTTAGAGAAGAATTTTGGTAACCACAATACTCAAGTAAGTCTATAAAACTGCTAGCAACACACTTTCTaagaaacctttttctttttctttcaaaaaacatttttgtaactCTGGTATGGTAAATTTAGTAACCTTTATAGATAAAATTTAAGAAACTGGTTTACTAATATTTTGACTTATCCACTAGCATGTGAATTCTGTGATcgaattacaaaaagaaaaaaaaatcttgtagaTGTTTTTGAGATGGACACATGACAagctaaatataatttaaaatatcaatgtcaatatactttattttctgttttacatttgttATAAAACTATATTCATATGACTGACATtacaaaagttaaataaataatggtGGTGGTCCAATAATGGTCTATGGGTTGTTTGCAGCCACAATATTTGATCACTTGTCATTGATAATAGGACAATAAATGTTCTTCTTaacccaaaaaacaacaaaggggAATGTCTGGCCAagatttttttgtcctttattaTGCTAAATTTCCCTCCAGCATGCCTAAACTCTAGTAATTCTTCAAAGAAGTTCATCCATACTGAACCAAAGCCACGTGACAGGCTCACTTCAAATGAtcacaaatgcttttttaaaaattttaaaaactagcTGCAGGCTTAGAGGTAGACGTAACTCTTtcaagcatttttatttaaaaaatctcatttaaaaaacttgttttggcatctttttttgtgtgtgtggaataaatcaaattacttttttaGAGGAAGTACTGTATTAaggtaaaaatatttaacttaaATCCAATttaacaaacagtttttaaaaaatcctattAGAAAAAATGGCAATAAACATCAAACCTGTATTCATATTGTTATCATgtgattaaaatattaaaaatgttgtaGATCATTCTTGTAGACCTGTACATTAAACAGCAGAAAATTGATAAACATTTGCTGCACTTTACATGGAATTCTTTAttgctgctaaaaaaaacaaatcttaaatCTGACACCGTTTATTAATTTTCTTATccaaaaagttttgatttgtaatttcattGTAAATTATAAACTTTAATAATCTCCTAATTACTGTAAGCACTCCTTGTTACACCCAAAGTTAGTTCCTGTTTTCTTAAAACTGCAGAAATCTAAGAACCGTATTTCCAAGAACCACCAATTTTCCATTAATAAACTATTCACAGTGAAGAACCTTCGGGTTTTTCACTGAAGCTGTCAGACACTCAGACTGGGAGACGTGTTGGTACAAGCTGTCAGGGTGTTTCAATTGCACATTAACCAGAGGATGCATTTATAATATGAACCCCAATGAAACCTGTTATTATCAGACAAACATTAATAACTCAAGACATGATGCACTTTATGTAAAAGTGTACCTTGACGAGGCTTTGCCGTATGAAAAGTTTCAGTGTAGATGTCTTCACTTGGAATCAGCAGGTTAGAGTTATGTTCTGGATTTGCTTCctctaaataataaaatagagacaaacaaaTTTTAGAAGCAACACCTATTTGTCAACCTATATTAACAGGCAAAAAATGTAACCTTGGTTTTCCCATCTATACTGAAAAACTCAATTCAAACAATAACCAATAACATGTAAAATTAGCCTTTTCTTCAAGTCTTAAAAGATGTTGtttctcaccttcagttttgaCCTCCTGCTTCGGTTCCTCTGcaattttttctttgtcctctGTCTCAGCCTTTGCAGGGGCCTCTTGCAACTCCATGGCTttgtacttttttgttaactttcgATTTACACGACAAGTCTCTGGTTGACTGACAATGAGTTACAAAACCCTTTCGGTGTGAAGGCAGGGTTTCAGATGACACCCACCGTGGTCAAGTAGAACTTTTTGTTGTAGAAAGAAATAAGTGGCCAATCAGAACAGGAGTGACTAATGGACAGACTGAAAACACAACTTCCTTACAGACATCTATCAAGTTTCTGCTCTTCCCCTAAACAACTTGTGAACTGTGCAAATAACATAAGTGAACCAGTTTAttctacattttaataaaaaaccaagattttaaaactaatttttaCACTTCAGCCAAATATATTTAGATAataatttaacatatttttaactataaatatgtttttcttcaataatttatCTGCACTCTAGTATTCTCTAGAAACTTAACttctataaatattttttcaaatatatttgtaaTGCCTTACAGTAATTCATTACAGCAAAAAGTATTATGTTACTTAGTAATGTATTACTTCCAACTCAAtccagcacacaaacacatttctttgcaggtctttatttttcacaaaagattattatttacaaaaaaaacctatTTGCATTTCATACAGAAAACTGAGAAAGATAATGAgagttttctccatttttttgcCATAATATCGTTTTACACCATGGAGCTGTTTGAAAAACGAACATGAATTAAATGTGTCcttaaaatgcacttttttccatttaaatactGTTAAAGGTAATATTCATTTCAGCAATCTTTTCTGCCTTCAACAAAAGTTTCCATTTCATGaattgcagttaaaaaaaggaatacagAGACTTAAAGTAATGCTTAGTATTGCAAACAGCTTGAACACCTCCACACTTCTTTGCGCCTTCTCTCATTCTCTCTCAGTGTCCATTTTCCAGTCTTTTGGTCTTCCTCAGGCACCGTAGACACTCTCAGTACTGTAGGTCATGTAAAGAAACAGGTCTTCTTGATGGTgctcctgcaaaaaaaaaaaaaactacccaTGAGTTTCCTTAGAAACAAAACATCTTTGATGCATCTTATTTAGACCAAAGTCTGTATGCAAACGACAATGACCAACATAGGGTTTAATATTTAATACAAATCTGACTCGCctgaatttagaaaaaaaaagcaaaaacaaaaaagttaattgACTTGTAAAAAAGAACTTGTTAGAGATTGCACCGTAAAATAAAGTCTTGCTTCTGTGCACATCTAAAACAGCTTTAGAGTAGTTCAGACCCCTCGCGTTTCTACGTTTTCATGTTGGGTGTTGGTGCGTCAGACACACTTACCTCATACACCGCCGAAAGAGGGAAGCTGGACGGGGGAAGAGAGTTGTTGACGAAGAAAAAGAGCGCCTCCTCTGGCCTCAAGGACACTCGCTGGCGGATGAGGAAGCACAACTGGCCCACTGAGAAACACAGAAGGAGAAAATGCAGGCCAGACGGTCACACACAGAAGAGGAAGGAAACAACAGTCATTTAGAGAGGACTGATGCCCTCtggagtttttaaatgtctttgcaTTCAAAACACTACAATCAAATGCAACATAAAACATTAGCTGATGTAGACAATAACCTCATGGCTAGCAGTTAAGGAAAAACCTTAAAGTCCGTCTGCACTCTTGTTCATGATTACGTcttgctgctgctttgctgcatcccctgctcacctggcaggtgtgg encodes the following:
- the LOC105355978 gene encoding oxidized low-density lipoprotein receptor 1, with protein sequence MELQEAPAKAETEDKEKIAEEPKQEVKTEEEANPEHNSNLLIPSEDIYTETFHTAKPRQELPGSARLYCAIICLSVICLILFLAVVILGVKRDACPDRCTSSTKVNYGDHVDHGVSLTAPSPATLTTKISVQVQAKSTVHSGEEKATKNREGPSMEKLCMEHFRKTSDSGEEETENNSKGLSTVRTTLCSEHLKRICAGTKKCLYKWFTFHNSCFILSTLRLSWDQSQSNCTSICGSLAVINSQEIQNFLTEKGKLMYWIGLRRYQSAWKWVDNTMLERSYWTSSPGNGDCGLLRSGGSPESNWLKAACNSVAYFICQLKY
- the LOC101170049 gene encoding gamma-aminobutyric acid receptor-associated protein-like 1 produces the protein MGSQYQRSVPLEVRRAEGERVRAKHPDKIPIIVERAPKSRAPELDKKKYLVPSDLTVGQLCFLIRQRVSLRPEEALFFFVNNSLPPSSFPLSAVYEEHHQEDLFLYMTYSTESVYGA